One window of Mus caroli chromosome 11, CAROLI_EIJ_v1.1, whole genome shotgun sequence genomic DNA carries:
- the Gpr75 gene encoding probable G-protein coupled receptor 75 has product MNTSAPLQNVPNATLLYMPPLQGGNSTSLQEGLRDFIHTATLVTCTFLLAIIFCLGSYGNFIVFLSFFDPSFRKFRTNFDFMILNLSFCDLFICGVTAPMFTFVLFFNSASSIPDSFCFTFHLTSSGFIIMSLKMVAVIALHRLRMVMGKQPNCTASFSCILLLTLLLWATSFTLATLATLRTNKSHLCLPMSSLMDGEGKAILSLYVVDFTFCVAVVSVSYIMIAQTLRKNAQVKKCPPVITVDASRPQPFMGASVKGNGDPIQCTMPALYRNQNYNKLQHSQTHGYTKNINQMPIPSASRLQLVSAINFSTAKDSKAVVTCVVIVLSVLVCCLPLGISLVQMVLSDNGSFILYQFELFGFTLIFFKSGLNPFIYSRNSAGLRRKVLWCLRYTGLGFLCCKQKTRLRAMGKGNLEINRNKSSHHETNSAYMLSPKPQKKFVDQACGPSHSKESVASPKVSAGHQPCGQSSSTPINTRIEPYYSIYNSSPSQQESGPADLPPVNSFGFASSYIAMHYYTTNDLMQEYDSTSAKQIPIPSV; this is encoded by the coding sequence ATGAACACAAGTGCCCCGCTTCAGAATGTTCCCAATGCCACCTTGCTATACATGCCTCCCTTGCAGGGGGGAAATAGCACTTCTCTCCAGGAAGGTCTTCGAGATTTTATCCACACAGCCACCTTGGTGACCTGCACTTTTCTGCTTGCCATCATCTTCTGTCTAGGCTCTTATGGAAATTTTAttgtcttcttgtctttctttgacCCATCCTTCAGGAAGTTCAGAACCAACTTTGATTTCATGATCTTGAACCTGTCTTTCTGTGATCTGTTTATTTGTGGGGTCACAGCCCCCATGTTCACCTTCGTGCTGTTCTTCAACTCAGCCAGTAGCATCCCAGATAGTTTCTGCTTCACCTTCCACCTTACCAGCTCAGGCTTCATCATCATGTCCCTCAAGATGGTAGCTGTGATTGCTCTGCACCGGCTCCGGATGGTGATGGGGAAGCAGCCTAATTGTACAGCCTCCTTTTCCTGCATCTTGCTCCTTACCCTTCTTCTCTGGGCGACCAGCTTTACACTTGCCACCTTGGCTACACTGAGAACCAATAAGTCCCACCTGTGTCTCCCCATGTCCAGTCTTatggatggggaagggaaagCCATTCTGTCTCTGTATGTTGTTGACTTTACCTTCTGTGTTGCTGTGGTGTCTGTCTCTTATATTATGATTGCTCAAACCCTTCGGAAAAATGCTCAAGTAAAAAAGTGCCCCCCAGTGATCACAGTTGATGCTTCCAGACCACAGCCATTCATGGGGGCCTctgtgaagggaaatggagatCCCATCCAGTGTACCATGCCAGCTCTGTATAGGAACCAGAATTATAACAAACTGCAGCACAGTCAAACTCATGGATACACTAAGAATATCAACCAGATGCCAATCCCCTCAGCCAGTCGACTCCAGCTGGTATCAGCCATCAACTTCTCTACTGCCAAGGATTCCAAAGCCGTGGTCACCTGTGTGGTCATCGTGTTGTCAGTCCTGGTGTGCTGTCTTCCTCTTGGGATTTCCCTGGTGCAAATGGTTCTGTCTGACAATGGCAGTTTTATCCTTTACCAGTTTGAACTGTTTGGATTTACTCTGATATTTTTCAAGTCAGGATTAAATCCTTTTATATATTCTCGGAACAGTGCTGGGCTGAGAAGGAAAGTGCTCTGGTGCCTGAGATACACTGGCCTGGGCTTTCTCTGCTGCAAACAGAAAACTCGACTTCGGGCCATGGGAAAAGGGAACCTTGAAATCAATAGAAACAAATCTTCTCATCATGAGACAAACTCTGCCTACATGCTGTCTCCAAAACCACAGAAAAAGTTTGTGGACCAGGCTTGTGGCCCAAGTCATTCAAAGGAAAGTGTAGCAAGTCCCAAAGTTTCTGCTGGACATCAACCCTGTGGTCAAAGCAGTTCTACACCCATCAACACTAGGATTGAACCTTACTATAGCATCTATAACAGCAGCCCTTCCCAGCAGGAGAGCGGGCCGGCAGACTTGCCGCCAGTGAACTCTTTTGGGTTTGCCAGTTCCTACATCGCCATGCACTATTACACCACCAATGATTTGATGCAGGAATATGACAGCACGTCAGCAAAACAAATTCCTATCCCCTCTGTTTAA